A stretch of DNA from Tistrella bauzanensis:
TCGAACATCGGGGCCTCGCGGAGTGTGTGCATCCGCGCAGACAGCCTCTGCGCGTTTTAGGCTGGTCGTGCAGTTTTACATCGTTATCGTAGCGTCACCAAGCTGTCCGGCGGGTCGTGACGCACGACCCGCCTGCTGCACATGATACCAAGGCACAAGACAAGGGCGGTGCGGACGCGCCGCCGCCTGATCTGGCGGCAGGATGGCGTGGTCCTACACCCTCGCAAAAAGTTGGGGAAACGCGGGATGGTCAAGCAGATCCATCACTTTATCGGCGGCAAGATCGTCGAAGGCACCAGCGGCAATTTCGGCGACGTTTACAACCCGTCGACCGGCGAGCTGTCGGCAAAGGTGGCGCTGGCCACCAAGGCGGAAGTGGAAGCGGGCATCGCCAATGCCGCTGCCGCCTTCCCCGGCTGGTCGAACACCTCGGCCATGGCACGCGCCAAGGTGATGTTCAAGTTCAAGCAGCTCGTCGAAGAGAACATGGACAGCCTTGCCGAGCTGCTGTCGAGCGAGCATGGCAAGACCTTCACCGATGCCAAGGGCGACGTGACCCGCGGTCTCGACGTGGTCGATTTCTCCTGCGGCATTCCGCATCTGCTGAAGGGTGAGTATTCCGAGAATGTCGCGCGCGGCATCGACGTTTACTCGATGCGTCAGGCCCTGGGCGTCTGCGCCGGCATCACGCCGTTCAACTTCCCGGCCATGGTGCCGATGTGGATGTTCGCGGTGTCCATCGCCTGCGGCAACACCTTCGTTCTGAAGCCGTCGGAGAAGGATCCCTCGGTCCCGATGCGTCTGGCCGAGCTGATGATGGAAGCCGGCGCGCCGGCCGGCGTGCTGAACGTCGTCAACGGCGGCAAGGACGCGGTCGACACGCTTCTGACCGATCCGCGCGTGCCGGCGATCAGCTTCGTGGGCTCGACCCCGATCGCGAAATACGTTTATGCGACCGGTGCGGCGCATGGCAAGCGCGTCCAGGCCATGGGCGGCGCCAAGAACCACATGATCATCATGCCGGATGCCGATCTCGATCAGGCCGCCGACGCGCTGATGGGCGCGGGCTTCGGCTCGGCCGGCGAGCGCTGCATGGCGATTTCGGTGGCGGTGCCGGTTGGCGAGGAAACCGCCGAGGCCCTGCGCGAGCGTCTGATCCCCCGGGTTCAGAACCTGAAGTTCGGCCCCTCGATGGCCGACGGCGATTTCGGGCCGCTGGTCACCGCCGAGCATCTGCGCAAGGTGCGTGGCTATGTCGATCTGGGCACCCAGGAAGGCGCCGAGCTGATCGTGGACGGCCGCGAGGTCAACATCCAGGGTTACGAGAACGGCTACTACATGGGTGGCTGCCTGTTCGACCGCGTGACCCCGGACATGCGGATCTACAAGGAAGAGATCTTCGGCCCGGTGCTCAGCATCGTGCGCGCGAAGACCTATGACGAGGCCGTGGCCCTGCCGACCGAGCACGAATTCGGCAATGGCGTGTCGATCTATACCCGCGATGGCGACACCGCGCGTGAGTTCGCCCGCAACGTCCAGGTCGGCATGGTCGGCGTGAACGTGCCGATCCCGGTGCCGGTGGCCTTCCACACCTTCGGCGGCTGGAAGAATTCGGCTTTCGGCGACACCAACCAGCATGGTCCCGAAGGCGTGCGCTTCTATACCAAGGTCAAGACCATGACCAGCCGCTGGCCGACGGGTATCCGTTCGGGCGCCGACTTCCACATCCCGACCATGGGCTGATCCACCGGCTCTTCGCGTCGATTGAACCGTCACGTCCCCCGCCCGCCGGTCGCACCCGACCGGCGGGCGGGGCGTGGACGCATACGGTGCTGGAGGTGACCCCATGGATTTTTCCCTGACCGAAGACCAGCGCGCGTTCCAGGACATGGCACGCGGCTTCGCAACCGATCGTCTGGCGCCCGGCGCGCCGGAATGGGATGCGAAGAAGATCTTCCCCGAGGCGGAACTGCGCGAAGCGGCCGCCCTGGGTTTCGGCGGCATCTATGTCAGCGACGATGTCGGCGGATCGGGCCTGTCGAGGCTCGATGCGGCGATCATCTTCGAGGAACTGGCCGCCGGCTGCACCTCGACCGCGGCCTATATCTCCATCCACAACATGGCGTCGTGGATGATCGACCGCTTCGGGTCGGACGAACAGCGCAACCGCTTCCTGCCCAGGCTGTGCTCGATGGAGCATTTCGCCAGCTACTGCCTGACCGAACCGGGCGCCGGATCGGATGCGGCGGCGCTGCGCACCCGTGCAACGCGCGACGGCGATCATTATGTGCTGAATGGCTCGAAAGCCTTCATTTCCGGCGGTGGTCGCTCCGACATCTATGTGGTGATGGTCCGCACCGGCCAGGACGGCCCCAAGGGCATCTCGACCTTGGTGATCGAAAAGGACACCCCCGGCCTGTCGTTCGGCGCCAACGAACGCAAGCTGGGCTGGAACAGCCAGCCGACCGCGGCGGTGATCTTTGAAGACTGCCGGGTGCCGGTCGCCAATCGCCTCGGCGAAGAAGGCGACGGTTTCAAGATCGCGATGATGGGCCTGGATGGCGGGCGGATCAATATCGGCGCCTGCTCGATCGGTGCCGCGCGGGCCTCGCTTGCTATCTCGCGTGACTATGTCATCGGCCGGCAGCAGTTCGGCAAGGCGCTGGCGGAGTTCCAGGCCACCCAGTTCCGGCTCGCCGACATGATGACCGAACTGGATGCCGCCCGGCTGATGATCCGCCGCGCCGCCTGGGCGCTGGACAATCAGCACCCTGAGAAGACCGCGATCTGCGCCAGCGCCAAGCGTTTCGCCACCGATGCCGGCTTCCGGATCTGCAACGAGGCGCTGCAACTGCATGGCGGCTATGGCTATCTGATGGATTACCCGATCGAGCGCTATCTGCGCGATGCCCGGGTCCACCAGATCCTGGAAGGCACCAACGAGATCATGCGGGTGATCATCGCCCGCCGCCTGCTTCAAGGCATGGCGGTCGACTGAGCCCCCGTCACAAGAACTGAAGATTTCAGGGAGACGTTCCGAAGATGGCGACCATCGGTTTCATCGGCCTCGGCAATATGGGCGGGCCCATGGCCCTCAACCTGCTCAAGGCCGGCCATGCCCTCAAGGGCTTCGATCTTTCCGACGAGGCGGTGCAGCGCATCGTCGACGCCGGCGGCAGCAAGGCCGCCAGCGCCAACGAGGCTGCGACCGATGTCGATGTTGTGGTCTCGATGCTGCCCGCTGGCCGGCACGTCAAGGGTGTGTATCTGGGCGATGACGGCATCCTCGCCGCCTCGCGCCCGGGCACGCTGTTCATCGACTGCTCGACCATCGACGTCGACAGCGCGCGTGAGGTGATCGCCGCCGCCGAGGCCGCCGGCCGGCCGATGGTGGACGCGCCGGTCTCTGGCGGTGTCGGCGGTGCCGCCGCCGGCACGCTGACCTTCATGGTCGGTGGCACGGCCGATGCCTTCGCCAAGGCCCAGCCCTTCCTTGAAAAGATGGGTAAGAAGATCGTCCATGCCGGTGGTGCCGGCAATGGTCAGGCGGCGAAGATCTGCAACAACATGCTGCTCGGCATTTCGATGATCGGTGTCTGCGAGGCGTTTGCCCTGGCCGAGAAGCTGGGCGTCGAGCATCAGACCCTGTTCGACATCTCGTCGACCGCCTCGGGCCAGTGCTGGTCGCTGACCACCTATTGCCCGGTGCCGGGCCCGGTGCCGACCTCGCCGGCCAATAACGACTACAAGCCGGGCTTCGCGGTCGACATGATGCTGAAGGATCTGAAGCTGGCGCAGGATGCCGCCGGCTCGTCCGGTGCCGCCACGCCGCTGGGCGCCGCCGCGGCAGCGCTTTATCAGCAATATGCCGATGCCGGTCAGGGCGGCGCCGACTTCTCAGGAATCGTGCGCATGCTGCGCGAGATGGCCGGCAAGGCCTGATCCCGCTTTCCCGCCGCCATACGCCTGACAGATGACCACCCTGCGGCCTTCTCCTGACGGAGCGGGCCGCATTTTTTTCACAGCTCGATCAGGGCGCATCATCATACAACTCTGCCTGCGGCGCCGTCGTCGTCCCTGGCGGTATCCGCATCACCCTGCCCTGATCCTGTCCGGAGTT
This window harbors:
- a CDS encoding CoA-acylating methylmalonate-semialdehyde dehydrogenase, whose translation is MVKQIHHFIGGKIVEGTSGNFGDVYNPSTGELSAKVALATKAEVEAGIANAAAAFPGWSNTSAMARAKVMFKFKQLVEENMDSLAELLSSEHGKTFTDAKGDVTRGLDVVDFSCGIPHLLKGEYSENVARGIDVYSMRQALGVCAGITPFNFPAMVPMWMFAVSIACGNTFVLKPSEKDPSVPMRLAELMMEAGAPAGVLNVVNGGKDAVDTLLTDPRVPAISFVGSTPIAKYVYATGAAHGKRVQAMGGAKNHMIIMPDADLDQAADALMGAGFGSAGERCMAISVAVPVGEETAEALRERLIPRVQNLKFGPSMADGDFGPLVTAEHLRKVRGYVDLGTQEGAELIVDGREVNIQGYENGYYMGGCLFDRVTPDMRIYKEEIFGPVLSIVRAKTYDEAVALPTEHEFGNGVSIYTRDGDTAREFARNVQVGMVGVNVPIPVPVAFHTFGGWKNSAFGDTNQHGPEGVRFYTKVKTMTSRWPTGIRSGADFHIPTMG
- a CDS encoding isobutyryl-CoA dehydrogenase; translation: MDFSLTEDQRAFQDMARGFATDRLAPGAPEWDAKKIFPEAELREAAALGFGGIYVSDDVGGSGLSRLDAAIIFEELAAGCTSTAAYISIHNMASWMIDRFGSDEQRNRFLPRLCSMEHFASYCLTEPGAGSDAAALRTRATRDGDHYVLNGSKAFISGGGRSDIYVVMVRTGQDGPKGISTLVIEKDTPGLSFGANERKLGWNSQPTAAVIFEDCRVPVANRLGEEGDGFKIAMMGLDGGRINIGACSIGAARASLAISRDYVIGRQQFGKALAEFQATQFRLADMMTELDAARLMIRRAAWALDNQHPEKTAICASAKRFATDAGFRICNEALQLHGGYGYLMDYPIERYLRDARVHQILEGTNEIMRVIIARRLLQGMAVD
- the mmsB gene encoding 3-hydroxyisobutyrate dehydrogenase, with product MATIGFIGLGNMGGPMALNLLKAGHALKGFDLSDEAVQRIVDAGGSKAASANEAATDVDVVVSMLPAGRHVKGVYLGDDGILAASRPGTLFIDCSTIDVDSAREVIAAAEAAGRPMVDAPVSGGVGGAAAGTLTFMVGGTADAFAKAQPFLEKMGKKIVHAGGAGNGQAAKICNNMLLGISMIGVCEAFALAEKLGVEHQTLFDISSTASGQCWSLTTYCPVPGPVPTSPANNDYKPGFAVDMMLKDLKLAQDAAGSSGAATPLGAAAAALYQQYADAGQGGADFSGIVRMLREMAGKA